The following proteins are co-located in the Acidobacteriota bacterium genome:
- a CDS encoding oxidoreductase has translation MATRLQIALYWGSACGGCDVAVLDTNEFVLSLGDVADVRFWPIAVDGKYHDVEAMADGELDLALYSGAVRNSENEEVAKLLRRKSRVLVALGSCACQGGIVALANMTTHDEILEASYLDNPTLEPGSRALPRPETTIDGVVLRIPQFYRRVFTLAAIVPVDYYVPGCPPAPAHLEAALRGAATGTLPPPGSVLGALDRALCEDCPRLRGEKKIDRFRRPFEIIPTPDRCLLEQGIVCAGFATRSGCGARCPAGGVPCRGCYGPPPNVIDQGAKFVAGLGSMIDARDPAGIDRVLDEVPDIAGYAYRFGVAASLLQRSMKS, from the coding sequence ATGGCCACCCGCCTGCAGATCGCGCTCTACTGGGGATCGGCGTGCGGCGGCTGCGACGTCGCCGTGCTCGACACGAACGAATTCGTCCTGAGCCTCGGCGACGTCGCCGACGTGCGGTTCTGGCCGATTGCCGTCGACGGCAAGTACCACGACGTCGAGGCGATGGCCGACGGCGAGCTCGATCTGGCGCTCTACAGCGGTGCCGTCCGCAACAGTGAGAACGAGGAGGTCGCGAAGCTGCTGCGTCGCAAGAGCCGGGTCCTCGTCGCCCTCGGCTCGTGCGCCTGCCAGGGCGGCATTGTCGCCCTGGCGAACATGACGACGCACGACGAGATCCTCGAGGCGTCGTACCTCGACAACCCGACGCTCGAGCCGGGCAGCCGCGCGCTGCCCCGCCCCGAGACCACCATCGACGGCGTCGTCCTGCGCATCCCGCAGTTCTACCGGCGCGTGTTCACGCTCGCGGCCATCGTCCCGGTCGATTACTACGTTCCAGGGTGCCCCCCCGCCCCCGCCCACCTCGAGGCGGCGTTGCGCGGGGCGGCGACCGGCACGCTGCCGCCGCCCGGCAGCGTCCTCGGCGCGCTCGATCGCGCGCTCTGCGAGGACTGCCCGCGTCTGCGGGGCGAGAAGAAGATCGACCGGTTCCGCCGGCCGTTCGAGATCATCCCGACCCCTGACCGGTGCCTGCTCGAGCAGGGGATCGTGTGCGCGGGCTTCGCGACGCGGTCGGGCTGCGGCGCACGCTGCCCCGCAGGCGGTGTCCCCTGCCGCGGCTGTTACGGGCCGCCGCCCAACGTGATCGACCAGGGCGCGAAGTTCGTCGCCGGACTCGGCTCGATGATCGATGCCAGGGACCCGGCCGGTATCGACCGCGTGCTCGACGAGGTGCCGGACATCGCAGGCTACGCGTACCGCTTCGGCGTCGCCGCGTCGCTCCTGCAGAGGAGCATGAAGTCATGA
- a CDS encoding SBBP repeat-containing protein, whose amino-acid sequence MRWSIVRGVALVGSVVLAAGAFVRPAIAQTGLPPDAPFTVATFFGGSAGDYARAVATDADGYVYIAGDTESPDFPWTARLYTGPTASRLAFVLKLTPDGSRVVFATLIGPAVLYDLAVDVAGHAYVAGETYASDFPMVNAFQPLCSSCDRGYHSMSDAVVAKLDPSGAALVYSTYLGSEGGDRAAAIAVDSAGRAVVVGEAEVGRGSDFPVVNTPAWSQAAEGPWRPTGFVAIFSPDGDTLEMVARLHASVGDVAVDAHDRIHLTGRVEAEPGIPLVRPTQILARGSDAFAMRVAPNGATLEFSTLVGGSGDDGATSLAVAPDGDIVIAGYTFSEDLATQGAWQTTLQTQGDAFVARLDPETPAVRYASYLGGGTWQDIVRGLAVDALGRAFVVGTTSSIDFPAVPPATDPARTTSIFVGAVGGQSVVPAHVVGPSATPSCFASSPAEPGLVYAGSYVGLLRSVDGGHTWAFVEHPLTADRHIEAIAVPPGAAHVVYAIATRLTAQLVKTTNAGQDWTVVDLPTSQSPNRVVADPFDPETVYVGAADEWLRSRDGGDTWVRIDGGIRGPLVTHPHEPGRLFRATWSGLYTSTTRGDSWSLLNGALREDGMLHVSRADAATMYLLTWQALHRTADGGRVWERVLGNPGGVHRQLALGAQDPNVLWLGGLDGLFRSGDGGRTLTKVTSIPDQVYVSALSTHAASPHALHVGVALWELDAFFSILSPLGDALEYSARVGGAGLDVLWNVAVAPDGAAWMVGWAGAPGLPVAGAIKPSPQGDADLYAARFDGAADHDNDGLPTWWEIRTGLDPHVPNADDDDDGDGLTNAEEFERGTHPRGLVQRYLAEGVTGSFFETRVNVVNPRETETASVQLRFLTDAGETVSEWLRVPPRTRRAVTLNRAPGLANAAVSTTIESDVLVAVDRTVTWDAAGYGAHAGQAVEAPASAWYFAEGATTSGFELYYLVENPNPVAARVTFTWLPGDDRGEVVRDYDVPPLTRLTIRANDVPGLAHAEISLIVTTEGATPVVVERAMYRHAPGQPYAAGHGGAGVLSPAATWSLAEGATGPFFDLFVLVANPSFSDAHLEVRYLLPDGRVIVKPHVARARQRLTIWVDLEDPALVDTAVSTTVTSVEGVLVVVERAMWWPGPTYHTWYGAHVAAGTTTPASAWALADGEAGGLAETYVLLGNFGAVGGDVRVTLLFDDGATAEQTVWLAPHSRTTVSVLHDAWTYSTASILARLASGAHFGVIVEALDPALEFVVEGAVYRSGPRQPWASGRCTLATPLLSR is encoded by the coding sequence ATGAGGTGGTCGATCGTCCGCGGCGTGGCCCTGGTCGGCAGCGTCGTCCTCGCCGCTGGTGCCTTCGTTCGGCCCGCCATCGCCCAGACGGGCCTTCCGCCCGACGCCCCGTTCACCGTGGCCACGTTCTTCGGGGGCAGCGCCGGCGATTACGCCCGTGCGGTGGCGACCGATGCCGATGGGTACGTCTACATCGCCGGCGACACCGAGTCGCCCGACTTCCCCTGGACCGCGAGACTCTACACCGGCCCGACCGCGTCGCGGCTGGCGTTCGTGCTGAAGCTCACGCCCGACGGGTCGCGGGTCGTCTTCGCCACGCTGATTGGCCCGGCGGTGCTGTACGACCTTGCCGTCGATGTCGCGGGCCACGCCTATGTCGCTGGGGAGACGTACGCCTCCGACTTCCCCATGGTCAACGCCTTTCAGCCGCTGTGCTCCAGTTGCGATCGCGGTTACCACTCGATGTCCGATGCCGTCGTGGCGAAGCTCGACCCGTCGGGCGCGGCGCTCGTGTACTCGACGTATCTCGGGAGCGAGGGCGGCGACCGGGCCGCGGCCATCGCCGTCGACTCAGCCGGCCGTGCGGTCGTCGTGGGAGAGGCCGAGGTGGGGCGGGGTTCCGATTTCCCCGTGGTGAACACCCCGGCGTGGAGCCAGGCTGCCGAGGGCCCTTGGCGCCCGACGGGCTTCGTGGCCATCTTCTCGCCGGACGGCGACACGCTGGAGATGGTCGCGCGGCTGCACGCGTCGGTCGGGGACGTCGCCGTCGACGCGCACGACCGCATTCACCTCACTGGCCGTGTCGAGGCAGAGCCGGGGATCCCGCTCGTCCGGCCCACGCAGATCCTCGCGCGCGGCAGCGACGCCTTCGCGATGCGGGTCGCCCCGAATGGCGCGACGCTCGAGTTCTCGACGCTCGTCGGCGGCAGCGGGGACGACGGCGCCACCAGCCTGGCTGTGGCGCCGGACGGCGACATCGTGATCGCCGGGTACACATTCTCCGAAGATCTGGCCACGCAGGGGGCATGGCAGACCACCTTGCAGACCCAGGGAGACGCGTTCGTCGCGCGACTCGATCCCGAGACCCCCGCTGTGCGATACGCGTCGTACCTCGGGGGCGGCACGTGGCAAGACATCGTCCGCGGGTTGGCCGTCGACGCCTTGGGGCGCGCCTTCGTCGTCGGCACGACGTCATCGATTGATTTTCCTGCCGTGCCGCCGGCGACAGACCCCGCGCGAACGACCTCGATCTTTGTGGGCGCCGTCGGAGGCCAGTCGGTCGTTCCGGCACACGTCGTGGGGCCGAGCGCGACCCCGTCGTGCTTCGCGTCGTCGCCCGCCGAGCCCGGACTCGTCTACGCAGGCAGTTACGTTGGCCTTCTGCGCAGCGTGGACGGGGGACACACGTGGGCGTTCGTCGAGCATCCCCTGACCGCCGACAGGCACATCGAGGCGATCGCCGTTCCTCCTGGAGCGGCCCACGTGGTCTATGCCATCGCCACTCGACTCACGGCGCAGCTCGTGAAGACCACGAACGCGGGTCAGGACTGGACCGTGGTCGACCTGCCGACGTCGCAATCGCCCAACCGCGTCGTCGCCGACCCCTTCGACCCGGAGACGGTCTACGTCGGGGCCGCGGACGAGTGGCTGCGCAGTCGTGACGGAGGGGACACCTGGGTGCGAATCGACGGCGGGATCCGCGGGCCCCTCGTCACACATCCACACGAGCCTGGGCGCCTGTTTCGTGCGACGTGGAGCGGCCTCTACACCAGCACGACACGCGGCGACTCCTGGTCCCTCCTGAATGGCGCCCTCAGGGAGGACGGGATGCTCCACGTGTCTCGGGCCGACGCGGCCACGATGTACCTCCTCACGTGGCAGGCGCTCCATCGCACGGCAGACGGCGGTCGGGTCTGGGAACGCGTGCTGGGGAACCCAGGCGGCGTGCATCGGCAACTCGCGCTCGGCGCGCAGGATCCGAACGTGCTGTGGCTGGGCGGCCTCGACGGGCTGTTCCGCAGCGGCGACGGTGGCCGGACGCTGACGAAGGTCACGTCGATTCCCGACCAGGTGTACGTGTCGGCGCTCTCGACGCACGCGGCCAGCCCGCATGCGCTGCACGTGGGCGTGGCGCTGTGGGAGCTGGACGCGTTCTTCTCGATCCTCAGTCCCCTCGGCGACGCGCTCGAGTACTCTGCGCGTGTCGGAGGAGCGGGACTCGACGTGTTGTGGAACGTTGCGGTGGCGCCGGACGGCGCGGCCTGGATGGTGGGCTGGGCTGGTGCGCCCGGTCTGCCGGTGGCCGGCGCGATCAAGCCGTCGCCGCAGGGCGATGCCGACCTGTACGCGGCGCGGTTCGACGGAGCGGCAGACCACGACAACGACGGCTTGCCGACGTGGTGGGAGATTCGGACCGGCCTCGACCCGCACGTGCCCAATGCGGACGATGACGACGACGGCGATGGCCTGACGAACGCGGAGGAATTCGAACGGGGCACCCATCCGCGCGGCCTCGTCCAGCGCTACCTGGCCGAGGGCGTGACCGGCTCGTTCTTCGAGACGCGCGTCAACGTCGTCAATCCGCGGGAGACGGAGACGGCCTCGGTCCAACTGCGCTTCCTGACCGACGCGGGCGAGACGGTGAGCGAGTGGCTGAGGGTGCCGCCGCGCACGAGGCGCGCGGTGACGCTGAACCGGGCGCCAGGGCTGGCGAACGCAGCGGTGTCCACCACGATCGAGTCGGACGTGCTCGTGGCGGTCGACCGGACGGTGACGTGGGATGCGGCCGGGTACGGGGCGCATGCCGGACAGGCGGTGGAGGCACCGGCCTCGGCGTGGTATTTCGCCGAAGGGGCGACGACCTCCGGGTTCGAGCTGTACTACCTGGTCGAGAACCCGAATCCGGTGGCCGCCCGCGTCACCTTCACGTGGTTGCCGGGCGATGACCGGGGCGAGGTGGTGCGCGACTACGACGTGCCGCCGCTGACCCGCCTGACGATTCGCGCCAACGACGTCCCTGGATTGGCGCACGCCGAGATCTCGCTGATCGTGACCACGGAGGGGGCGACGCCGGTCGTCGTCGAGCGCGCGATGTACCGTCACGCGCCGGGACAGCCGTACGCGGCGGGGCACGGCGGCGCGGGCGTCCTGTCGCCGGCGGCGACGTGGTCGCTGGCCGAAGGCGCGACGGGGCCGTTCTTCGACCTGTTCGTGCTCGTCGCGAACCCGTCGTTCAGCGACGCGCACCTCGAGGTGCGTTATCTCCTGCCGGACGGGCGCGTCATCGTGAAGCCGCACGTCGCGCGCGCGCGGCAGCGGCTGACGATCTGGGTCGACCTCGAGGACCCGGCGCTCGTCGACACGGCGGTGTCGACCACGGTGACGTCGGTCGAGGGAGTGCTGGTCGTCGTCGAACGGGCGATGTGGTGGCCGGGGCCGACGTACCACACGTGGTACGGGGCGCACGTCGCGGCCGGCACGACCACGCCGGCGTCGGCGTGGGCGCTCGCCGACGGTGAAGCGGGCGGACTCGCCGAGACGTATGTCCTGCTCGGCAACTTCGGGGCCGTGGGCGGCGACGTGCGGGTGACGCTACTCTTCGACGACGGCGCGACGGCGGAGCAGACGGTGTGGCTGGCGCCGCACTCGCGGACGACGGTGAGCGTGTTGCACGATGCGTGGACGTACTCGACCGCCTCGATCCTGGCGCGCTTGGCGTCGGGCGCCCACTTCGGCGTGATCGTCGAGGCGCTCGACCCGGCTCTCGAGTTCGTCGTCGAGGGCGCGGTGTACCGCAGCGGACCGCGACAGCCGTGGGCTTCGGGCCGGTGCACGCTGGCGACGCCGCTGCTGTCGCGGTAG
- a CDS encoding Ni/Fe hydrogenase subunit alpha, with protein MTRRITIDPVTRLEGHGRIEIFLDEAGAVDRCFFQIPELRGFERFVVGRPIEELPQIVTRICGVCPASHHLAAAKAVDGCFGGEVAPLAVKLRDMYYHAHFIHSHIAHFYLLAAPDFLCEPATPASLRNVFGVVNAVGDEAGRAVIRARANAQRIQQVLGGRSTHPVWCLPGGVAKGLTRDELAEVTTLAGDVYDFVQFSLEFFRTAMLASPGYLERVLHGPYTLNVQHMGLVDDNDAVSFSGGTVRVVDCEGREVCRYRPADYHRFVAEHVETWTYLKFPYLRARGWTGFVEGPASAVYCAGPLSRLNAAERMATPEAEAAREEFFDTLGGRPSAALLAQHWARLVEMVQNAEMLRLYCRDPEITSDAYRLVPSGITGEGVGIIEAMRGTLTHHYTCDARGICTSANLIVGTTNNNAALQMVTTKVARSVIRPGVEPDEAVLNRIEMAFRAFDPCFSCATHAAGTSGLWARVWQDGRVRKEIRRVPSGS; from the coding sequence ATGACCCGTCGCATCACGATCGATCCCGTGACGCGCCTCGAGGGACACGGCCGCATCGAGATCTTCCTGGACGAGGCGGGGGCCGTGGACCGCTGCTTCTTCCAGATCCCCGAGCTGCGAGGGTTCGAGCGCTTCGTCGTCGGTCGCCCCATCGAGGAGCTGCCGCAGATCGTGACCCGGATCTGCGGCGTCTGCCCGGCAAGTCACCACCTCGCCGCGGCCAAGGCGGTCGACGGCTGCTTTGGCGGCGAGGTGGCCCCGCTCGCCGTGAAGCTGCGCGACATGTACTACCACGCGCACTTCATCCACAGCCACATCGCCCACTTCTACCTCCTCGCGGCGCCCGACTTCCTCTGCGAGCCTGCGACGCCGGCCTCCCTTCGAAACGTCTTCGGCGTCGTCAACGCCGTCGGCGACGAGGCCGGACGGGCGGTAATCCGTGCCCGGGCCAACGCGCAGCGCATCCAGCAGGTGCTCGGTGGGCGGTCGACGCATCCCGTGTGGTGCCTGCCCGGTGGCGTGGCCAAGGGGCTGACGCGCGATGAGCTCGCCGAGGTGACGACGCTTGCCGGCGATGTCTACGACTTCGTCCAGTTCTCGCTCGAGTTCTTCCGTACCGCGATGCTCGCCTCGCCCGGCTACCTGGAGCGCGTGCTGCACGGCCCCTACACGCTGAACGTGCAGCACATGGGGCTCGTCGACGACAACGATGCCGTCAGCTTCTCCGGCGGCACCGTCCGCGTCGTCGACTGCGAAGGGCGCGAGGTCTGCCGCTACCGGCCGGCCGACTACCACCGCTTCGTGGCGGAGCACGTCGAGACGTGGACCTATCTGAAGTTCCCGTACCTGCGCGCGCGCGGCTGGACCGGCTTCGTCGAGGGGCCGGCGTCGGCCGTCTACTGCGCGGGTCCGCTCAGCCGGCTGAACGCGGCCGAACGCATGGCCACGCCGGAAGCCGAGGCGGCCCGCGAGGAGTTCTTCGACACGCTGGGCGGGCGGCCGTCGGCCGCTCTCCTCGCGCAGCACTGGGCGCGCCTGGTCGAGATGGTGCAGAACGCCGAGATGCTGCGGCTCTACTGCCGCGATCCCGAGATCACGAGCGACGCGTACCGCCTCGTGCCCTCGGGCATCACCGGCGAGGGTGTCGGGATCATCGAGGCCATGCGGGGAACGCTGACGCACCACTACACCTGCGATGCGCGGGGCATCTGCACCAGCGCCAATCTCATCGTCGGCACGACCAACAACAACGCCGCGCTGCAGATGGTGACGACGAAGGTGGCCAGGTCGGTCATCCGGCCGGGCGTGGAGCCGGACGAGGCCGTGTTGAACCGGATCGAAATGGCGTTTCGCGCCTTCGACCCGTGCTTCAGCTGTGCGACACACGCCGCAGGCACGAGCGGCCTGTGGGCGCGCGTCTGGCAGGACGGCCGGGTGCGTAAGGAGATCCGCCGCGTCCCCTCTGGGTCGTAG
- a CDS encoding prolyl oligopeptidase family serine peptidase — MRVRLADPVNRCPAFVRSTAGPAARLDWPRAPRAVFAALVIGLSGVAVGPAAAAAQTAPAAVQAAPSVPMDPERAAQLYVSNRPEDHSVGRDFEADVRAKAATDVVFERVTRGVVDYRKIAYRSRVGDLDIPAYVFQPLEARGPRAHAAMVWVHGGVHGNWTANYWPFIKEAVERGYVVVAPEYRGSTGYGQAFHDAIDYGGYEVDDTISAYDWIVANLPHVDPDRVGMMGWSHGGYITILSVVREGHPFKAGAAIVPVTNLVFRLSYKGPGYQRLFSTQSRIMGLPFERRQVYIERSPYYQVDRLETPLLVHVATNDTDVDFEEASMLIYKLRVLKPDLAETKIYEDPTPGPTSGGHTFSRRVNVETLERDDSPEQRDSWNRVWAFFEWHLRP, encoded by the coding sequence ATGCGCGTGCGCCTGGCCGATCCCGTCAACCGTTGCCCCGCCTTCGTTCGTTCGACAGCTGGACCGGCCGCGCGCCTCGACTGGCCACGCGCGCCGCGTGCCGTGTTCGCCGCACTGGTCATCGGACTGAGCGGCGTGGCGGTCGGCCCCGCCGCGGCCGCCGCCCAGACGGCCCCCGCCGCCGTCCAGGCCGCGCCGTCCGTGCCGATGGATCCGGAGCGCGCGGCGCAGCTCTACGTGAGCAACCGGCCGGAGGACCACTCGGTCGGCCGCGACTTCGAGGCCGACGTCCGTGCGAAGGCGGCCACCGACGTCGTGTTCGAACGGGTCACCCGCGGCGTGGTCGACTACCGCAAGATCGCGTATCGCAGCCGGGTGGGCGACCTGGACATCCCGGCCTACGTCTTCCAGCCGCTCGAGGCTCGGGGGCCGCGGGCGCACGCCGCGATGGTGTGGGTGCACGGCGGCGTGCACGGCAACTGGACGGCGAACTACTGGCCCTTCATCAAGGAGGCCGTCGAACGCGGGTACGTCGTCGTGGCGCCCGAGTATCGCGGCAGCACCGGCTACGGCCAGGCGTTTCACGACGCCATCGACTACGGCGGGTACGAGGTCGACGACACCATCAGCGCCTACGACTGGATCGTGGCGAACCTCCCGCACGTCGATCCCGATCGCGTCGGCATGATGGGCTGGAGTCACGGCGGCTACATCACGATCCTGTCGGTCGTCCGTGAAGGCCACCCGTTCAAGGCCGGCGCGGCCATCGTTCCGGTCACCAACCTGGTGTTCCGGCTCTCGTACAAGGGGCCGGGGTATCAGCGCCTCTTCTCGACGCAAAGCCGCATCATGGGGTTGCCTTTCGAGCGGCGGCAGGTGTACATCGAGCGCTCGCCGTACTACCAGGTCGACCGCCTCGAGACGCCGCTGCTCGTGCATGTCGCCACCAACGACACCGACGTCGACTTCGAGGAGGCGTCGATGCTGATCTACAAACTGCGCGTGCTGAAGCCCGACCTCGCGGAGACGAAGATCTACGAAGACCCCACGCCGGGGCCGACGAGCGGCGGCCACACGTTCAGCAGGCGGGTGAACGTGGAGACGCTCGAGCGCGACGACTCACCCGAGCAACGCGACTCGTGGAACCGCGTGTGGGCGTTCTTCGAGTGGCACCTCCGGCCGTGA
- a CDS encoding N-acetylmuramoyl-L-alanine amidase, producing the protein MIRRRLAVGTCLVGLTLAVGNLLQGQTAPPRSAPAYVVLSKEGRQALPVSVSGEREVVSLADLAAIFDLTVREDTLAGGITVDRGGRTLVLSPGQGLASAGGRLVSLPAAPVRSGSTWLVPLEFVGRALPLISDVRIELRAPSRLVIVGDLRAPRVAVRTERLGELARVTFDITPRTPHAVTAEAGRLVVRFDCDLLDAQIEPPSVPDLVQSVRVVEPSTAIAIELGRRYASYRASEVPVEPNATQLVVEVLADGASSPPAPTPTAPEPPPVLFDQPASAIRTVVIDPGHGGDEEGARGPGGALEKDVALAVARQLRATIENRLGIRALLTRDGDQTVPLDERAAIANNNKADLFISLHANASVRASARGAEVFYLSIDEYGPEARRIAEAEGTWLPAVGGGSRQVEMILWEMAQVRHLEDSAVFAGLVEQALRSRVPMSARAIQQAPFRVLVGANMPAVLVEMGFISHPDEERLLTSNGHQSLIVQALFESVVRFRTWIESGRRAPDPGPEGSR; encoded by the coding sequence GTGATTCGAAGACGACTCGCCGTTGGAACGTGTCTCGTTGGGCTGACCCTGGCCGTCGGCAACCTGCTGCAGGGCCAGACCGCGCCCCCGCGCTCGGCACCCGCCTACGTCGTGCTGTCGAAGGAGGGACGGCAGGCCCTGCCGGTCAGCGTGTCGGGTGAGCGTGAGGTCGTCTCACTCGCCGACCTCGCCGCCATCTTCGATCTCACCGTTCGTGAAGACACCCTGGCCGGCGGCATTACCGTCGATCGGGGGGGGCGCACGCTCGTGCTCTCGCCCGGACAGGGCCTGGCCTCGGCGGGCGGCCGGCTCGTCTCCCTCCCCGCGGCACCCGTCCGCTCGGGCTCGACGTGGCTGGTGCCCCTCGAGTTCGTCGGCCGGGCCTTGCCGCTCATCTCCGATGTGCGGATCGAACTGCGCGCACCCTCGCGGCTCGTGATCGTGGGCGACCTGCGCGCGCCACGCGTCGCCGTGCGCACGGAGCGGCTGGGCGAGCTGGCGCGCGTGACCTTCGACATCACGCCGCGAACGCCTCACGCGGTGACGGCCGAAGCGGGCCGGCTGGTCGTGCGGTTCGACTGCGACCTGCTCGACGCGCAGATCGAACCGCCTTCTGTGCCGGATCTCGTGCAGAGCGTGAGGGTCGTCGAGCCGTCGACGGCCATCGCCATCGAGCTCGGCCGGCGCTACGCCTCGTATCGCGCCTCCGAGGTCCCGGTCGAGCCGAATGCCACGCAACTCGTCGTCGAGGTCCTGGCCGACGGCGCGAGCTCGCCGCCCGCGCCGACGCCCACGGCCCCGGAACCGCCCCCGGTGCTCTTCGACCAGCCGGCCTCGGCCATCCGCACGGTGGTGATCGACCCCGGCCACGGCGGTGACGAGGAGGGCGCCCGGGGGCCTGGAGGCGCCCTCGAGAAGGACGTCGCCCTGGCCGTGGCGCGGCAGCTGCGCGCCACGATCGAGAACCGGCTCGGCATCCGCGCCCTGCTCACGCGCGACGGCGACCAGACGGTGCCGCTCGACGAGCGCGCGGCCATCGCCAACAACAACAAGGCCGACCTCTTCATCAGCCTGCACGCGAACGCGTCGGTGCGCGCGTCCGCGCGCGGGGCCGAGGTGTTCTATCTGAGCATCGACGAGTACGGGCCCGAGGCCAGGCGCATCGCCGAGGCCGAGGGCACCTGGCTGCCGGCCGTCGGCGGCGGTAGCCGGCAGGTCGAGATGATCCTCTGGGAGATGGCGCAGGTCCGACACCTCGAGGACTCCGCCGTGTTCGCCGGCCTCGTCGAGCAGGCGCTGCGCAGCCGGGTCCCGATGAGCGCGCGCGCCATCCAGCAGGCACCGTTCCGGGTCCTCGTCGGCGCCAACATGCCCGCCGTGCTGGTCGAGATGGGCTTCATCAGCCACCCGGACGAGGAACGCCTGCTGACGTCGAACGGGCACCAGTCGCTCATCGTCCAGGCCCTGTTCGAGAGCGTCGTCCGCTTCCGCACGTGGATCGAGAGCGGCCGCCGCGCGCCCGATCCGGGCCCCGAGGGGAGCCGGTAG
- a CDS encoding glycosyltransferase family 39 protein: MSPLGHVRSDAWGLALVLLGALVLRVPLAARAPSPGIADPTYYYNVARSLADGRGFEVDFLWQFHQPPADVTHQTNYYPPLAAVLVAGGMATAGRSVGAALIAPVVFGAVVLPLFAWALAGVAGLQGGGRLFAAAAVASMPEFVLNAVRTDTTIFFVPFAGLSLLGLGAWLAAPEAPRGRWWMAMAGLAAGLAYLTRLDGLLLVPTALVVLAVAARRVAGRSRWLSLGTALVAFLVPLLAVTAPWLVRNHLVLGTMFPVRLGQTMFVTEVLDLFTYGRTFTLQSYLDWGLGNITGKVTFEALGNAKMMVVLLAAFAPFVLAGLGMLAGRLVPERPRLVVLLPAVVFLAGAFAYYTALVPLLSQSGSFKKAVMTLVPFGAVVGAWAVQVMVPAARGRAVLQAAVSALLVFQALDLVRSDFRRIEEYEAMLAPTRAALDTLPDSNGDGRVVVMTQDPFQWNYYGYAAVMLPNDDRDTIVEAARRYAVDYFVFPADRAALDAVQHGEEDDPRLQRVWRNARTGMAIYRLVRQ; this comes from the coding sequence ATGTCGCCACTCGGCCACGTGCGGTCTGATGCCTGGGGGCTCGCCCTCGTCCTGCTCGGCGCGCTCGTCCTGCGCGTCCCGCTCGCCGCCCGCGCGCCCTCGCCCGGCATCGCCGATCCGACGTACTACTACAACGTCGCGCGCAGCCTGGCCGACGGCCGCGGCTTCGAGGTCGATTTCCTCTGGCAGTTCCACCAGCCGCCGGCCGACGTCACGCACCAGACCAACTACTATCCGCCGCTGGCGGCGGTGCTCGTCGCCGGGGGCATGGCGACGGCGGGCCGCTCCGTCGGAGCCGCCCTCATCGCGCCGGTCGTCTTCGGCGCGGTCGTGCTGCCGCTCTTCGCCTGGGCGCTCGCCGGCGTTGCCGGACTCCAGGGCGGCGGGCGCCTGTTCGCCGCGGCGGCGGTGGCGAGCATGCCGGAGTTCGTCCTCAACGCGGTGCGCACCGACACCACGATCTTCTTCGTGCCCTTCGCGGGCCTGTCGCTCCTGGGCCTGGGCGCCTGGCTCGCCGCGCCCGAGGCGCCGAGAGGCCGCTGGTGGATGGCGATGGCCGGCCTCGCGGCGGGGCTCGCGTACCTCACGCGGCTCGACGGGCTCCTGCTCGTGCCGACGGCCCTCGTCGTGCTGGCCGTGGCGGCGCGGCGCGTCGCCGGTCGCAGCCGATGGCTCTCGCTTGGTACGGCCCTGGTGGCGTTCCTCGTGCCGTTGCTGGCCGTCACCGCTCCCTGGCTCGTGCGCAATCACCTCGTGCTCGGGACGATGTTCCCCGTGAGGCTGGGCCAGACGATGTTCGTGACCGAGGTCCTCGACCTGTTCACGTACGGCCGGACGTTCACGCTGCAGTCGTATCTCGACTGGGGCCTCGGTAACATCACCGGTAAGGTCACGTTCGAGGCGCTCGGCAACGCGAAGATGATGGTGGTGCTGCTCGCCGCGTTCGCGCCGTTCGTCCTCGCGGGCCTGGGGATGCTGGCCGGGCGCCTCGTGCCCGAACGCCCGCGCCTGGTCGTGCTGCTTCCCGCCGTCGTCTTCCTCGCAGGAGCGTTCGCCTACTACACGGCGCTCGTGCCGTTGCTCAGCCAGAGCGGCAGCTTCAAGAAGGCGGTGATGACACTCGTCCCGTTCGGGGCCGTCGTCGGGGCGTGGGCGGTGCAGGTGATGGTGCCGGCGGCGCGGGGCCGGGCGGTGCTCCAGGCGGCGGTGTCGGCGCTGCTCGTCTTCCAGGCCCTCGATCTCGTGCGATCGGATTTCAGGCGCATCGAAGAGTACGAAGCCATGCTGGCCCCGACGCGGGCGGCCCTCGATACGCTGCCCGACTCGAACGGGGACGGCCGCGTCGTGGTCATGACACAGGATCCCTTCCAGTGGAACTACTACGGGTACGCGGCGGTCATGCTGCCCAACGACGACCGCGACACGATCGTCGAGGCCGCGAGACGATACGCGGTCGATTACTTCGTGTTTCCCGCCGACCGGGCGGCGCTCGACGCCGTGCAGCACGGCGAGGAGGACGACCCGCGGCTGCAGCGGGTGTGGCGGAACGCGCGGACGGGCATGGCGATCTACCGGCTCGTGCGGCAGTGA